A window from Micromonospora profundi encodes these proteins:
- a CDS encoding helix-turn-helix transcriptional regulator, with translation MVKPTRVTNRIRALRFANDEMTQADLAERVGVTRQTVIAIEQGRYSPSLEMAFQIARAFGVPLDEVFQYPDE, from the coding sequence ATGGTTAAGCCGACCCGCGTCACCAACCGGATCCGCGCTCTTCGGTTCGCCAACGATGAGATGACCCAGGCCGACCTGGCCGAGCGCGTCGGTGTCACCCGGCAGACGGTCATCGCCATCGAGCAGGGGCGCTACTCGCCGTCGCTGGAGATGGCGTTCCAGATCGCCCGGGCGTTCGGCGTGCCACTGGACGAGGTCTTTCAATACCCCGACGAGTAG
- a CDS encoding cobyric acid synthase, with the protein MSGGLLVAGTTSDAGKSVLTAGICRWLHRQGVKVAPFKAQNMSNNSAVVVGPDGRGGEIGRAQAMQAAACGIAPDLRFNPVLLKPGSDLASQVVLLGEAVDTITASTFGQLRPRLAETAYAALAELRDAYDVVICEGAGSPAEINLRAGDYVNMGLARHANLPTLVVGDIDRGGVFASMFGTVALLDAADQALIAGFVINKFRGDLGLLQPGLDMLRQVTGRPTYGVLPWALDLWLDAEDSLAYGRVLGRPAAPHGTEWLDVAVVRLPRVSNATDVEALATEPGVRVRLTVEPAELAAADLIVLPGSKSTVADLAWLRETGLADAIHAHVSSGKPLLGLCGGFQMLGRAIHDPVESRQGSVAGLGLLPIEITFDSRKTVRQSVGTALGGLPVRGYEIHHGYVSHTDPTLTTLLTGADGVGEGAVLGPVYGTHWHGTFESDEFRRWFLTEAARLAGRTGFRVSPATSFAAARERSLDLLGDLVEEHLDTDALWKLIENGPTPGHPFIPPGPPRT; encoded by the coding sequence GTGAGCGGCGGCCTGCTGGTCGCGGGCACCACCTCCGACGCTGGCAAGAGCGTGCTCACCGCCGGCATCTGCCGATGGCTGCACCGCCAGGGCGTGAAGGTGGCACCGTTCAAGGCGCAGAACATGTCGAACAACTCGGCAGTCGTCGTCGGGCCGGACGGGCGCGGCGGCGAGATCGGCCGAGCCCAGGCCATGCAGGCAGCCGCCTGCGGCATCGCACCGGACCTGCGCTTCAACCCGGTACTGCTCAAGCCGGGCAGCGATCTGGCCAGTCAGGTGGTGCTGCTCGGCGAGGCGGTCGACACGATCACGGCGAGCACCTTCGGGCAGTTGCGGCCCCGGCTCGCCGAGACCGCGTACGCGGCGCTTGCCGAGTTGCGTGACGCGTACGACGTGGTGATCTGCGAGGGCGCGGGCAGCCCTGCAGAGATCAACCTGCGGGCCGGGGACTACGTGAACATGGGCCTGGCCCGGCACGCCAACCTGCCCACCCTCGTGGTCGGCGACATCGACCGAGGTGGCGTGTTCGCCTCGATGTTCGGCACCGTGGCCCTGCTCGACGCCGCCGACCAGGCGCTGATCGCAGGCTTCGTGATCAACAAGTTCCGCGGGGACCTCGGTCTGCTCCAGCCCGGCCTGGACATGCTGCGCCAGGTGACCGGCCGCCCCACGTACGGGGTGCTGCCCTGGGCACTGGACCTTTGGCTGGACGCGGAGGATTCGCTCGCCTACGGCCGGGTGCTCGGTCGCCCCGCCGCGCCGCACGGGACCGAATGGTTGGATGTGGCAGTAGTGCGGCTACCCCGGGTCAGCAATGCCACCGACGTGGAGGCGCTGGCCACCGAGCCGGGCGTGCGCGTCCGCCTCACCGTCGAACCGGCTGAGTTGGCCGCCGCCGACCTGATCGTCCTACCCGGCTCGAAGTCGACAGTCGCGGATCTCGCCTGGCTACGCGAGACGGGCCTCGCCGACGCGATCCACGCCCACGTGAGCAGCGGAAAGCCGCTGCTCGGCCTCTGTGGCGGCTTTCAGATGCTCGGCCGGGCCATCCACGACCCGGTGGAAAGCCGGCAGGGCAGCGTGGCAGGGCTCGGCCTGCTGCCGATCGAGATCACCTTCGATTCGCGCAAGACCGTCCGGCAGTCGGTGGGCACCGCCCTCGGTGGCCTGCCCGTCCGTGGCTACGAGATCCACCACGGGTACGTCTCACACACCGACCCGACCCTCACCACGCTGCTGACCGGTGCCGACGGCGTCGGCGAGGGTGCCGTGCTCGGCCCGGTGTACGGCACGCACTGGCACGGGACGTTCGAGTCGGACGAGTTCCGTCGCTGGTTTCTCACCGAGGCGGCTCGGCTGGCGGGGCGCACCGGGTTCCGTGTTTCACCGGCCACCAGCTTCGCCGCCGCCCGGGAACGCTCGCTCGACCTGCTCGGCGACCTCGTCGAGGAGCACCTGGACACCGACGCCCTCTGGAAACTCATCGAAAACGGCCCCACTCCCGGGCACCCGTTCATCCCACCAGGCCCGCCACGAACCTGA
- a CDS encoding HPF/RaiA family ribosome-associated protein, whose amino-acid sequence MSAVANPATVAECLRVGAGFSQGDRNWIAEQFATLDARLASFHADATELEVSVKDREARGQKVTLECWIAGRQKIVTTSGEEDLHAALNDVRDDLRRRLNDAKTRQEPRHNKHLRDVSPPQSPVDTEEPDALPAADPSRADAETA is encoded by the coding sequence ATGAGCGCCGTGGCGAACCCGGCCACCGTGGCGGAGTGCCTGCGGGTCGGCGCCGGTTTCTCGCAGGGCGACCGCAACTGGATCGCCGAGCAGTTCGCCACTCTCGACGCCCGGCTGGCCAGCTTCCATGCCGACGCCACCGAGCTTGAGGTGTCGGTGAAGGATCGGGAGGCCCGGGGTCAGAAGGTCACCCTGGAGTGCTGGATCGCCGGCCGCCAGAAGATCGTCACCACCTCCGGCGAGGAGGACCTGCACGCCGCGCTCAACGACGTCCGCGACGACCTGCGGCGGCGGCTCAACGACGCCAAGACCCGCCAGGAGCCGCGGCACAACAAGCACCTGCGCGACGTCAGCCCGCCGCAGAGCCCTGTCGACACGGAGGAGCCGGACGCGCTGCCCGCCGCCGACCCGAGCCGCGCCGACGCCGAGACGGCCTGA
- a CDS encoding cupin domain-containing protein, translating into MTSFDRAAPAIPDDDPTRTLTVANPDDPATTCISLAGGNYAMLITGKQTNGRYCLIDMRVPDGGGPPPHRHDFEEMFTILEGEIEFTFRGEEHTVPAGSTVNIPANAPHNFRNASGAPARMLCMCTPAGQDEYFLRVGDEVADRDAPPPQLTDEDIAERRRRAVELAPEYRTEML; encoded by the coding sequence ATGACCAGCTTCGACCGCGCTGCCCCCGCCATCCCGGACGACGACCCGACCCGGACGCTGACCGTGGCGAACCCCGACGACCCGGCGACGACCTGCATCTCCCTCGCCGGGGGTAACTACGCCATGCTGATCACGGGCAAGCAGACCAACGGGCGGTACTGCCTCATCGACATGCGCGTCCCCGACGGCGGCGGGCCGCCGCCACACCGGCACGACTTCGAGGAGATGTTCACCATCCTCGAAGGGGAGATCGAGTTCACCTTCCGCGGGGAGGAGCACACCGTGCCGGCCGGATCGACAGTCAACATCCCAGCCAACGCCCCGCACAACTTCCGCAACGCCTCCGGCGCACCCGCCCGCATGCTGTGCATGTGCACCCCGGCGGGCCAGGACGAATACTTCCTGCGCGTCGGCGACGAAGTCGCCGACAGGGACGCGCCGCCACCGCAGCTCACCGACGAGGACATCGCGGAGCGTCGGCGGCGCGCCGTCGAACTGGCTCCCGAATACCGCACCGAGATGCTCTGA
- a CDS encoding ester cyclase, with translation MSTTATRSGMTTEELRDFYLRYVELANKREFARMAEFAHEEVIMNGTPVKMADMVAEFYKHVDAVPDFHWEIQDLVVDGDRVAARLIDTGTPVREWSGLAPTGKSVKFAETAFYRIEDGKFKDMWYLMDADTVRRQLAG, from the coding sequence ATGAGCACCACCGCGACACGTTCGGGCATGACGACCGAGGAACTGCGCGACTTCTACCTGCGCTACGTCGAACTGGCGAACAAGCGCGAGTTCGCCCGGATGGCCGAGTTCGCCCACGAGGAGGTGATCATGAACGGCACCCCGGTCAAGATGGCCGACATGGTCGCCGAGTTCTACAAGCACGTCGACGCGGTGCCGGACTTCCACTGGGAGATCCAGGACCTCGTCGTCGATGGCGACCGGGTAGCCGCCCGCCTCATCGACACCGGGACACCGGTCCGGGAGTGGAGCGGCCTCGCGCCCACCGGCAAGTCGGTGAAGTTCGCCGAGACCGCCTTCTACCGGATCGAGGACGGCAAGTTCAAGGACATGTGGTACCTGATGGACGCCGACACGGTACGGCGACAGCTCGCCGGCTGA
- a CDS encoding septum formation family protein — MRRHLTAALAAAFITVASAGCGTPAGTDGDLADDWRPMAQAKQFSPQAGECHVIPEPTAYLSSYAPVDCAKTHLVETFHVGTFTGALAARSAPPTVESAAMRAIFTDCDTRAKDFVGGEWRSARLSVQVAPTSPAGWAGGSRWYRCDIFELDEVDGANGDTDRAIHRAGTLRNAVGSRSPLTYGCMNEDEWGRLRPAGCTTAHQYEYVGIWTAPDRSYQDAVRDEAAIHPACRTLVARYAKVPNDANLRYRTGTAYRLPSPNLWARGDRGVRCYFWSGGETVKRSIANGGPAALPIR; from the coding sequence ATGCGACGGCATCTAACGGCAGCGCTCGCGGCTGCGTTCATCACTGTGGCATCGGCGGGCTGCGGCACGCCGGCCGGCACGGACGGCGACCTGGCCGACGACTGGCGACCGATGGCCCAGGCGAAGCAGTTCTCGCCGCAGGCCGGCGAGTGCCATGTCATCCCCGAGCCGACCGCATATCTGAGCAGCTACGCCCCTGTGGACTGCGCGAAGACGCACCTGGTGGAGACGTTCCACGTCGGCACCTTCACGGGCGCCCTGGCCGCGCGGAGCGCCCCGCCGACGGTGGAGTCAGCAGCCATGCGCGCGATCTTCACCGACTGCGACACCCGCGCCAAGGATTTCGTCGGCGGTGAGTGGCGCAGCGCCCGGCTCTCCGTGCAGGTCGCGCCGACGTCACCGGCCGGCTGGGCGGGCGGCAGCCGGTGGTACCGGTGCGACATCTTCGAACTGGACGAGGTGGACGGCGCCAACGGCGACACGGACCGGGCCATCCACCGGGCCGGCACGCTGCGCAACGCTGTGGGCAGCCGCTCCCCGCTGACGTACGGCTGCATGAACGAGGACGAGTGGGGCCGGCTGCGACCGGCTGGCTGCACCACCGCGCACCAGTACGAGTACGTCGGCATCTGGACCGCCCCGGACCGCTCCTACCAGGACGCCGTCCGCGACGAGGCAGCCATCCACCCCGCCTGCCGCACTCTGGTCGCCCGTTACGCCAAGGTTCCCAACGACGCCAACCTGCGCTACCGCACCGGAACGGCGTACCGCCTCCCCTCCCCCAATCTGTGGGCGCGCGGCGACCGGGGTGTGCGCTGCTACTTCTGGTCCGGCGGCGAAACGGTAAAGCGGTCGATCGCCAACGGCGGCCCGGCGGCATTGCCGATCCGCTGA
- a CDS encoding alpha/beta fold hydrolase, whose protein sequence is MSVAPGFTRSTITTNGTDLSVLHGGHGEPLVLLHGWPQTGDCWLPILPALTEAGYTVVVPDLRGLGRSAPAETGFDKDNQAEDIRALLRTLGLGPAAHVAGHDVGGMVAFAWARRHPDEVRSLTLMELAVPGLGLEQAMDVAHGGRWHFGFFMTPHVPELLIDGHEDEFFDLWYAQLAGNTNPLASHEVSRYTDAYRGRERLRSSFGHYRTLLDDGRANAAWVDAGNRLTMPVLAVGGDQAVGDRLATSLRAVAPHVDAAVVAGSGHFPAEEQPARLTERLLAFLAQQ, encoded by the coding sequence ATGAGCGTGGCGCCCGGTTTCACGCGGAGCACGATCACCACCAACGGCACCGATCTCAGCGTCCTGCACGGCGGCCACGGCGAGCCGCTGGTGCTCCTGCACGGTTGGCCGCAGACCGGCGACTGCTGGCTGCCGATCCTGCCCGCGCTCACCGAGGCGGGCTACACAGTCGTCGTTCCCGACCTACGCGGTCTCGGCCGTTCGGCGCCGGCCGAGACCGGCTTCGACAAAGACAATCAGGCCGAGGACATCCGCGCGCTGCTGCGTACCCTCGGCTTGGGACCTGCCGCGCACGTGGCAGGGCACGACGTCGGCGGCATGGTCGCGTTCGCCTGGGCACGCCGACACCCCGATGAGGTACGCAGCCTCACCCTCATGGAACTCGCCGTGCCCGGCCTCGGGCTGGAACAGGCAATGGACGTCGCGCACGGCGGCCGCTGGCACTTCGGCTTCTTCATGACCCCGCACGTGCCCGAGTTGCTCATCGACGGGCACGAGGACGAGTTCTTCGACCTCTGGTACGCCCAGCTCGCCGGCAACACCAACCCCCTGGCGTCGCACGAGGTGAGCCGGTACACCGACGCGTACCGCGGCAGAGAACGCCTACGGTCGAGCTTCGGCCACTACCGCACGCTGCTCGACGACGGCCGGGCCAATGCGGCCTGGGTTGATGCGGGCAACCGGCTCACCATGCCGGTCCTGGCTGTCGGCGGGGATCAGGCCGTCGGCGACCGGCTCGCCACCAGCCTCCGCGCCGTGGCACCGCACGTCGACGCGGCGGTCGTCGCCGGCAGCGGCCACTTCCCGGCCGAGGAACAACCGGCGCGGCTGACCGAGCGCCTGCTCGCCTTCCTGGCGCAACAATGA
- a CDS encoding rhodanese-like domain-containing protein gives MSPGIDALLEQARAGLHRLTPQQTVEAVRGGALLVDTRTDTQRREQGDLPGAVVIDRTVLEWRLDPASAWRIPEATGYDREIVLVCRQGYSSSLAAASLQTLGLRRATDMIGGVDAWLAAGLPTTDRPADIRP, from the coding sequence ATGAGCCCCGGCATTGACGCCCTCCTCGAACAGGCCCGCGCCGGGCTGCACCGACTGACTCCGCAGCAGACCGTCGAGGCGGTCCGCGGCGGCGCGCTGCTTGTCGACACCCGTACCGACACGCAACGCCGAGAACAGGGCGACCTGCCCGGCGCCGTCGTCATCGACCGGACGGTGCTGGAATGGCGACTCGACCCGGCCAGCGCCTGGCGCATCCCGGAGGCCACCGGCTACGACCGGGAGATCGTGCTGGTGTGCCGCCAGGGCTACAGCTCCAGCCTGGCCGCCGCCAGCCTGCAGACCCTCGGCCTGCGCCGCGCCACCGACATGATCGGAGGCGTGGACGCCTGGCTCGCCGCCGGTCTGCCCACCACGGATCGCCCCGCCGATATCCGCCCCTGA
- a CDS encoding NAD(P)-dependent oxidoreductase — protein sequence MSSRGRSRVCVVGASGKLGRYMVRHALDKGYEVVGVCRAGSVGKLDEFKGRITVVAGPTNDRDVIGRAVAGCDGVLTVLVPWGVHGYSTGTARAVLDHADPGARLVFSCGWHVTRDGQDVYPWRLRAFVAAFGVLARLARFADIRDQVQACRQIFASDTRWTVVRGSDLEEGDSQGLPVWSRHVGDPVLKSNITRRVDFALFMVDALTNDELVHEAPAIVGCRTPSALAA from the coding sequence ATGAGCAGTCGTGGCAGGTCGAGGGTCTGCGTCGTCGGAGCCTCAGGAAAACTCGGTAGGTACATGGTCCGGCACGCGCTGGACAAGGGCTACGAGGTCGTCGGCGTGTGCCGTGCGGGCAGCGTGGGAAAACTGGACGAGTTCAAGGGCCGCATCACAGTCGTCGCGGGGCCGACGAACGATCGTGACGTCATCGGGCGGGCGGTCGCCGGCTGCGACGGTGTGCTCACCGTCCTGGTCCCCTGGGGTGTGCACGGCTACTCGACGGGCACGGCGCGGGCGGTCCTGGACCACGCCGACCCGGGAGCACGCCTGGTCTTCTCGTGCGGCTGGCACGTCACGCGCGACGGCCAGGACGTCTACCCGTGGAGGCTCAGGGCGTTCGTCGCGGCCTTCGGTGTGCTCGCGCGGCTGGCCCGCTTCGCCGACATCCGCGACCAGGTGCAGGCGTGCCGGCAGATCTTCGCCAGCGACACCCGGTGGACGGTGGTGCGCGGCAGCGACCTTGAGGAGGGCGACAGCCAGGGCCTACCCGTCTGGAGCCGGCACGTGGGCGATCCCGTACTCAAGAGCAACATCACGCGCCGGGTGGACTTCGCCCTGTTCATGGTGGACGCGCTGACGAACGACGAACTGGTCCACGAGGCACCGGCGATCGTCGGCTGCCGGACACCCTCGGCGCTGGCCGCATAG
- a CDS encoding TetR/AcrR family transcriptional regulator, producing the protein MSRAPRSDGLANREKILAAALRTLQRDSTAPMAAVAQEAGVGVGTLYRHFRDRDALLVALEVRSIGMVLTMLDEVLKRGLPGIEAVREFLIGTVRHGSELFLPHHGAPVTTDPEYRRLDRLVWEGVGRIVELGAADGTLRADLTARDVIIFGSLIAVPMPFAGDWPEVAGRQIDLFLTAIRA; encoded by the coding sequence GTGAGTCGTGCTCCCCGCAGCGACGGCCTCGCCAACCGGGAGAAGATCCTGGCGGCGGCGTTGCGGACGTTACAGCGTGACAGCACGGCTCCGATGGCGGCCGTCGCGCAGGAGGCCGGCGTGGGCGTCGGGACGCTCTACCGTCATTTCCGCGACCGCGACGCCCTGCTTGTGGCCCTGGAGGTCCGTTCCATCGGTATGGTCCTGACAATGCTCGACGAGGTGCTCAAGCGCGGGCTTCCGGGCATCGAGGCCGTGCGGGAGTTCCTGATCGGTACGGTGCGGCACGGTTCCGAGCTCTTCCTGCCGCACCACGGAGCCCCGGTCACGACCGACCCGGAGTACCGACGTCTTGACCGGCTCGTGTGGGAGGGCGTCGGTCGGATTGTCGAACTCGGCGCGGCGGACGGAACGCTGCGAGCCGATCTGACGGCCCGCGATGTCATCATTTTCGGCTCGCTGATCGCAGTTCCGATGCCTTTCGCGGGCGACTGGCCCGAGGTGGCGGGCCGCCAGATCGACCTGTTCCTCACGGCTATCCGCGCTTAG
- a CDS encoding alpha/beta hydrolase, with translation MEPDVLGPPYERQTIDLGVDDEGPVVATLVRRRAERPTGRAVLYVHGFVDYFFQTHLADFFAERGWDFYALDLRKYGRSLLAHQTPNFCQDVNDYFSELDAAVEIIRSDDGHDTLLAMGHSTGGLIMSLWADARRDAGTIDGLVLNSPFFDFNASWAVRRPIAAAAARLGRRAPHRIVPLGLGSVYGESLHADHRGEWTYDLAWKPLAGFPVRAGWLNAIRTGQRRLRAGLNIQVPVLVACSTRSFRSSKWHENATLADTVLDVEHMVRYAPRLGRHVTLARFDGGLHDLTLSGAAVRGQVLDEVGRWAEAFLAAGPTAPADPAPTDLAPADRTGATAND, from the coding sequence GTGGAACCGGACGTGTTGGGGCCGCCCTACGAGCGGCAGACGATCGACCTGGGCGTCGACGACGAGGGTCCTGTCGTCGCGACACTGGTCCGCCGGCGGGCCGAGCGCCCCACCGGGCGGGCGGTGCTCTACGTGCACGGCTTCGTCGACTACTTCTTCCAGACCCACCTGGCTGACTTCTTCGCCGAGCGTGGCTGGGATTTCTACGCCCTCGATCTGCGCAAATACGGCCGCAGCCTGCTTGCGCATCAGACCCCGAACTTCTGCCAGGACGTCAACGACTACTTCTCCGAGCTGGATGCCGCCGTCGAGATCATCCGCTCCGACGACGGGCATGACACCCTGCTGGCGATGGGCCACTCCACCGGCGGCCTGATCATGTCGCTCTGGGCGGACGCCCGCCGCGACGCCGGCACCATCGACGGCCTGGTGCTCAACAGCCCCTTCTTCGACTTCAACGCCTCCTGGGCGGTGCGCCGGCCCATCGCGGCCGCCGCGGCCCGGCTGGGCCGCAGGGCGCCGCACCGCATCGTGCCGCTCGGGCTCGGCTCGGTGTACGGCGAGAGCCTGCACGCCGACCATCGTGGCGAGTGGACGTACGACCTGGCGTGGAAGCCGCTCGCCGGGTTCCCGGTCCGGGCCGGCTGGCTGAACGCGATCCGCACCGGGCAACGCCGGCTACGCGCCGGGCTGAACATCCAGGTGCCGGTGCTGGTGGCCTGCTCCACCCGCTCCTTCCGGAGCAGTAAATGGCACGAGAACGCGACACTTGCCGACACGGTGCTGGACGTCGAGCACATGGTCCGGTACGCGCCCCGCCTCGGCCGGCACGTCACACTGGCCCGCTTCGACGGAGGGCTGCACGACCTCACGCTCTCCGGCGCAGCCGTACGCGGACAGGTTCTGGACGAGGTCGGCCGGTGGGCCGAGGCGTTCCTGGCCGCCGGTCCCACCGCCCCGGCCGATCCAGCCCCGACCGACCTCGCCCCTGCCGACCGGACCGGGGCGACGGCCAACGACTGA
- a CDS encoding single-stranded DNA-binding protein: MFDTYVTIVGNVLTAPEWRRTTQSNTLVANFKVASTARRLNRDSGRWVDGNSLRVRVNCWRKLAEGVAASVMVGDPVVVCGRLYTRDWTDDAGNHRTVYELEAVAVGHDLSRGRARFLRNRPALTTSTVEDADAESRVHGEPTEPVPAGQAPVLPADRPVDDDFELSDFGSLRTSPVDHDPLDDDELTPPDDGDPQGDGDPQGDGDDELGPVPDEGRPDAAPSGRGRRGRGRVPQPV; encoded by the coding sequence ATGTTCGACACCTACGTCACGATCGTCGGCAACGTGCTGACCGCACCCGAGTGGCGACGTACGACCCAGAGCAACACGCTCGTGGCCAACTTCAAGGTCGCCTCCACCGCCCGCCGGCTCAACCGCGACAGCGGTCGCTGGGTCGACGGCAATTCGCTGCGTGTCCGCGTCAACTGTTGGCGCAAGCTCGCCGAAGGCGTGGCGGCCTCCGTGATGGTCGGCGACCCGGTGGTGGTCTGTGGCCGCCTCTACACCCGCGACTGGACCGACGACGCCGGCAACCACCGCACCGTCTACGAGCTGGAGGCGGTCGCCGTCGGCCACGACCTGTCCCGTGGCCGGGCCCGCTTCCTGCGTAACCGGCCGGCTCTGACGACCAGCACGGTCGAGGACGCGGACGCCGAGAGCCGGGTGCACGGCGAGCCCACCGAGCCGGTGCCGGCCGGCCAGGCACCAGTGCTGCCCGCCGACCGCCCGGTGGACGACGACTTCGAGCTGTCCGACTTCGGCTCGCTGCGGACCAGCCCTGTCGACCACGACCCGCTCGACGACGACGAACTGACCCCTCCCGACGACGGCGACCCGCAGGGCGACGGCGACCCGCAGGGCGACGGCGACGACGAGTTGGGGCCGGTCCCCGACGAGGGTCGGCCGGACGCCGCGCCGTCCGGTCGGGGGCGGCGTGGCCGAGGGCGGGTTCCGCAGCCGGTGTGA
- a CDS encoding AfsR/SARP family transcriptional regulator, which produces MRIKVFTMLGPVEVHAGDNGVALGGARNQSILAALLLDTGRVVSIRRLIDAAWGDDPPSSARAQVQNRVGVLRRLLRSEHAESELIATRGSGYQLNLDGWQLDLRQFDEAVDRANVMADGGDLAGARATLCAALQLWRGPALDGLSTPLLQTAAAQIEERRLSALERRIQLDLALGRHGELVSELTNLTGEHPYREGLQALLTLALYRSGRRAEALNAHQRVRRLLVEQIGVEPGELLRTLHGAMLRGDESLAWRPPVDETVVRSVAVPHELPADVALFTGQRRALAELDLLLPEAGAPAVSAAIAGSAGVGKTALAVHWAHQVAHRFPDGQLFINLHGYAPEPPLRPTAALGVLLRSLGVRPEEVPVDVAGASAMYRSLTAGKRLLVVLDNARSAEDVRPLLPGGPGCLVLITSRDRLAGLAAREGVRRLTLGVLTPDDAGTLLARLLGEDHARAEPEAIGELASLCAYLPLALRIAVASLAHRPYRRVADLVAELRTEDRLAALAADDDDEAAIQVAFDLSYETVPPAAQRLFRLLGLAPGEDFSTATAAALSGTAPAEAELLLERLAAAHLIEEHAPGRFAFHDLLRRYAHDRAMRQHSAHQRRAALGRLHGSRLAELDYPAGERDGRPARHQRLLVCGASGAACRR; this is translated from the coding sequence ATGAGAATCAAGGTGTTCACCATGCTCGGGCCGGTCGAGGTCCATGCCGGAGACAACGGCGTGGCGCTCGGCGGAGCCCGTAACCAGTCGATCCTGGCAGCTCTGCTCCTGGACACTGGTCGAGTGGTGTCGATCCGCCGGTTGATCGACGCCGCCTGGGGAGACGACCCGCCAAGCAGCGCGCGTGCCCAGGTGCAGAACCGGGTGGGTGTCCTGCGTCGTCTCCTACGCTCCGAGCACGCAGAAAGCGAGCTCATCGCCACCCGGGGCTCGGGATACCAGCTCAACCTCGACGGCTGGCAGCTCGATCTGCGCCAGTTCGACGAGGCGGTCGATCGCGCGAACGTCATGGCGGACGGCGGCGACCTGGCTGGCGCCCGCGCGACTCTCTGCGCGGCGTTGCAGTTGTGGCGTGGCCCCGCCCTCGACGGTCTGTCCACTCCGCTGCTGCAAACCGCCGCCGCGCAGATCGAGGAGCGGCGGCTGAGCGCGTTGGAACGCCGCATCCAGCTCGACCTCGCGCTGGGCCGGCACGGGGAGCTGGTGTCCGAGCTGACAAACCTCACCGGCGAGCATCCCTACCGGGAGGGCCTGCAGGCGCTGCTCACGCTGGCGCTCTACCGGTCCGGGCGGCGGGCCGAGGCGCTGAACGCGCACCAGCGCGTACGCCGGCTGCTGGTCGAGCAGATCGGTGTCGAGCCCGGTGAGCTGCTTCGTACGCTGCACGGGGCGATGTTGCGCGGCGACGAGTCGCTGGCCTGGCGGCCACCCGTGGACGAGACAGTGGTGCGCTCGGTCGCCGTACCTCACGAGCTTCCGGCGGACGTCGCCCTGTTCACCGGCCAACGGCGGGCGCTCGCCGAATTGGACCTGCTGCTCCCGGAGGCCGGCGCACCGGCGGTCTCCGCGGCGATCGCGGGCTCGGCCGGGGTGGGCAAGACGGCGCTGGCGGTGCACTGGGCACACCAGGTGGCGCACCGGTTCCCCGACGGGCAACTGTTCATCAACCTGCACGGCTACGCCCCGGAGCCGCCGCTGCGGCCCACCGCGGCGCTGGGTGTGCTGCTGCGCTCGCTCGGGGTCCGCCCCGAAGAGGTGCCGGTCGACGTCGCCGGGGCTTCGGCGATGTACCGGTCGCTGACGGCGGGCAAACGCCTGTTGGTGGTGCTCGACAACGCGCGCTCGGCGGAGGACGTACGCCCTCTGCTGCCCGGGGGTCCGGGCTGCCTGGTGCTCATCACCAGCCGGGACCGGCTCGCCGGGCTCGCCGCCCGCGAGGGTGTCCGCCGCCTCACGCTGGGCGTGCTCACCCCCGATGACGCCGGCACACTGCTGGCCAGGCTGCTCGGCGAGGACCACGCCCGCGCCGAACCGGAGGCGATAGGCGAGCTGGCGAGCCTGTGCGCGTACCTGCCGCTCGCTTTGCGCATCGCTGTCGCGAGCCTCGCGCACCGGCCGTACCGGCGCGTCGCCGATCTCGTAGCCGAGTTGCGCACCGAGGACAGGCTCGCCGCCCTCGCCGCCGATGACGACGACGAAGCGGCCATCCAGGTGGCGTTCGACCTGTCCTACGAGACGGTGCCGCCAGCCGCGCAGCGGCTGTTCCGGCTGTTGGGCCTCGCGCCCGGCGAGGACTTCTCGACCGCGACCGCCGCCGCGTTGAGCGGGACCGCACCCGCCGAGGCGGAGCTGTTGCTCGAACGGCTCGCCGCCGCGCATCTCATCGAGGAGCACGCCCCGGGCCGGTTCGCCTTCCACGACCTGCTCCGCCGGTACGCCCACGACCGGGCGATGCGGCAGCACAGCGCCCACCAACGTCGGGCAGCCCTCGGACGGCTGCACGGCTCCCGCCTAGCCGAGTTGGACTATCCAGCGGGTGAGCGGGATGGCCGGCCCGCCCGGCACCAGCGGCTGTTGGTGTGCGGCGCATCGGGCGCGGCGTGTCGGCGATAG